A DNA window from Selenomonas sp. oral taxon 126 contains the following coding sequences:
- the fusA gene encoding elongation factor G, whose amino-acid sequence MAREYSLEKTRNIGIMAHIDAGKTTTTERILFYTGVTHKIGEVHEGAATMDWMVQEQERGITITSAATTCHWKNHRINIIDTPGHVDFTVEVERSLRVLDGTVAVLTARGGVEPQTETVWRQAERYNVPRMAYVNKMDITGADFFNVMKMMRERLNANPVAIQLPIGAEDEFKGIIDLVKMDAIVYEDDLGKVTDEVEIPAEYKEQAEEYREKLVEACAEADDELMEKYLGGEEVTEEEIRRAIRKATIACQMTPVTCGTSYRNKGVQPLLDAIVDYMPAPTDIPPIAGVNPDTGEADSRPASDSAPFSALAFKIMTDPFVGKLAFFRVYSGTLNSGSYVFNATKDNKERIGRILQMHANNRKEIDVVYSGDIAAAVGLKNTTTGDTLCDENKPIILESMAFPDPVISVAVEPATKNDQEKMGIALQKLAEEDPTFRVHTDAETGQVIISGMGELHLQIIVDRMLREFKVDCKVGEPQVAYRETIRKSVKAEGKFVRQSGGHGQYGHCWLELIPQDAGEGFSFENKVVGGVIPKEFINPIEAGVRQAMEGGVVAGYPMVDIKVIVYDGSFHEVDSSEAAFKVAGSMAFKAGAEKASPVLLEPYVKVEVTVPEEYMGDVIGDLNSRRGRIDGMEPRNGVQVINAFVPLSEMFGYSTDLRSKTQGRGNYSMEVSFYDEVPKNIADAVVAKNKGE is encoded by the coding sequence GTGGCAAGAGAATATTCCCTTGAAAAAACGCGGAATATCGGCATCATGGCACACATTGATGCCGGCAAGACGACGACCACCGAGCGCATTCTCTTCTACACGGGCGTAACGCACAAGATCGGCGAGGTTCATGAGGGCGCTGCCACCATGGACTGGATGGTTCAGGAACAGGAACGCGGCATTACGATTACGTCGGCGGCGACGACCTGCCACTGGAAGAACCATCGCATCAATATCATTGATACGCCTGGTCACGTTGACTTTACGGTCGAGGTAGAGCGCTCACTGCGCGTGCTGGATGGCACGGTGGCCGTTCTGACCGCGCGCGGCGGCGTTGAGCCGCAGACGGAGACGGTCTGGCGTCAGGCGGAGCGTTACAATGTCCCGCGTATGGCATATGTCAACAAGATGGACATTACAGGCGCAGATTTCTTCAATGTTATGAAGATGATGCGCGAGCGCCTCAATGCAAACCCGGTAGCGATTCAGCTGCCAATCGGTGCAGAGGACGAGTTCAAAGGCATCATCGACCTCGTGAAGATGGATGCCATCGTCTATGAGGACGATCTCGGCAAGGTGACCGATGAGGTCGAGATTCCGGCTGAGTACAAAGAGCAGGCTGAGGAATACCGCGAGAAGCTTGTTGAGGCATGTGCCGAGGCGGACGATGAGCTCATGGAGAAGTACCTCGGCGGTGAGGAGGTCACGGAGGAGGAGATCCGCCGTGCGATCCGCAAGGCGACGATCGCCTGCCAGATGACCCCGGTCACCTGCGGCACGTCGTACCGCAACAAGGGCGTACAGCCCCTGCTCGATGCAATCGTCGACTATATGCCGGCACCGACAGATATCCCGCCGATTGCAGGTGTGAACCCCGACACGGGCGAGGCGGACAGCCGTCCGGCATCGGACAGCGCACCGTTCTCGGCACTCGCGTTCAAGATCATGACGGATCCGTTCGTCGGCAAGCTCGCGTTCTTCCGCGTCTACTCCGGTACGCTGAACTCCGGTTCCTACGTCTTCAATGCGACGAAGGACAACAAGGAGCGCATCGGCCGCATCCTGCAGATGCACGCGAACAACCGCAAGGAGATCGACGTGGTCTACAGCGGCGATATCGCGGCTGCAGTCGGCCTGAAGAACACGACGACGGGCGACACGCTCTGCGATGAGAACAAGCCGATCATCCTCGAGTCGATGGCGTTCCCCGATCCCGTTATCTCCGTTGCGGTTGAGCCTGCAACGAAGAACGATCAGGAGAAGATGGGCATTGCGCTCCAGAAGCTCGCTGAGGAGGATCCGACGTTCCGCGTCCACACGGATGCAGAGACGGGACAGGTCATCATCTCGGGCATGGGCGAGCTGCATCTGCAGATCATCGTCGACCGTATGCTCCGCGAGTTCAAGGTCGACTGCAAGGTTGGCGAGCCGCAGGTTGCATACCGCGAGACGATCCGCAAGTCGGTCAAGGCAGAGGGCAAGTTCGTCCGTCAGTCCGGCGGTCATGGCCAGTACGGTCACTGCTGGCTCGAGCTCATCCCGCAGGATGCGGGCGAGGGCTTCAGCTTCGAGAACAAGGTCGTCGGCGGCGTGATTCCGAAGGAATTCATCAACCCGATCGAGGCAGGTGTCCGTCAGGCGATGGAGGGCGGCGTTGTCGCCGGCTATCCGATGGTCGACATCAAGGTCATCGTCTACGACGGATCGTTCCACGAGGTCGACTCGTCCGAGGCTGCGTTCAAGGTGGCTGGTTCGATGGCGTTCAAGGCAGGTGCCGAGAAGGCAAGCCCCGTACTCCTCGAGCCGTATGTCAAGGTCGAGGTCACGGTGCCTGAGGAGTACATGGGCGACGTTATCGGCGATCTGAACTCGCGTCGCGGACGCATCGACGGCATGGAGCCGCGCAACGGCGTACAGGTCATAAACGCGTTCGTTCCGCTCTCGGAGATGTTCGGCTACTCGACGGATCTCCGTTCCAAAACCCAGGGCCGCGGGAACTACTCCATGGAAGTTTCCTTCTATGACGAAGTTCCTAAGAATATAGCTGACGCTGTAGTCGCCAAGAACAAAGGCGAATAA
- a CDS encoding LTA synthase family protein has translation MFSDFFLGMQQDLKIFLLPPVICAVFRLIFILVYRPKKSPVGEWRKWITCFRYGFWWGMDFNAYAFLVPLVLVSVPGAFLPAYFAVGDAVRIGLFLVYAAALYTAFIGKMIFYAHFHDTFNQTIWLGKHADKKNFADIFFHQNHGAWLLLGYLPYLTLCAFAVHAVLALPSLAYPVLTDGAGQYAVNTLVFIASIVLFYWLRYGGTLRHRLKPEWDEVPAFVKEDLVLGKATIDDLIALKMVWKRPVQDVLNHSDEESYAILKCMIPPDSPVETPLEVFRRTAGGPRIDPPQHIFFLLAESYGQVHFDAPYAGLNLMEAGARFRAEPHTVCINNFLSSGMISQPSLVSLLLGVYDADMELNENVLFWNHTLPTSLPLQLKKLGYHTDFWYGGGLNWGSLSHFIPALGFDEAHGGVEICAADAPRTWLGVYDHVFLTEAARRIRAEGNATPSFHFLYTTSNHGPFRIPFEEYGFDAARLNPEMAKALKGSMKKYRGLGCAWYADQALCKFIEEMREAFPDSLFIVTGDHMGGEVPLIEGVTERQELLLREQILTSFSMHHPQLTAEHLAHNEIGGHMNILPTLIELIAPKGFSYYAVENPLTERIERVVTPYAWITHEEIGRYQDCKAQELKVTAGALPWRVDTERFTEERDAYCELTAYYVRHPELLVGKNG, from the coding sequence ATGTTCAGTGATTTCTTTTTGGGGATGCAGCAGGATCTGAAGATCTTTCTTTTGCCGCCTGTCATCTGCGCCGTCTTTCGCCTGATTTTCATTCTGGTCTACCGTCCGAAGAAGTCGCCAGTCGGGGAGTGGCGGAAGTGGATTACCTGCTTTCGTTACGGATTTTGGTGGGGGATGGACTTTAACGCCTATGCCTTCCTCGTTCCGCTCGTCCTCGTCTCCGTGCCAGGGGCGTTCCTTCCTGCGTACTTTGCCGTGGGGGATGCGGTGCGCATTGGTCTCTTCCTTGTCTACGCGGCAGCACTCTATACGGCGTTCATCGGCAAGATGATTTTCTACGCGCATTTTCACGACACGTTCAATCAGACGATCTGGCTTGGAAAACATGCGGATAAGAAAAATTTTGCCGATATTTTCTTTCATCAAAATCATGGTGCATGGCTGCTCCTCGGCTATCTGCCCTATCTGACACTTTGTGCGTTTGCGGTGCATGCCGTTCTCGCCCTGCCGTCTCTCGCCTATCCCGTGCTGACGGACGGCGCGGGGCAGTATGCGGTGAATACGCTCGTCTTCATCGCCTCTATTGTACTCTTTTACTGGCTGCGCTATGGTGGGACGCTGCGGCATCGGCTGAAGCCCGAGTGGGACGAGGTGCCCGCCTTCGTTAAGGAAGATCTTGTTCTGGGCAAGGCGACGATCGACGATCTCATTGCGCTCAAGATGGTATGGAAGCGTCCCGTGCAGGATGTTTTGAATCATTCGGATGAGGAGTCGTACGCGATTTTGAAATGCATGATTCCGCCTGATTCGCCTGTGGAAACACCTCTGGAGGTATTCCGACGGACAGCGGGCGGGCCGCGCATCGATCCGCCGCAGCATATTTTCTTCCTTCTGGCGGAGAGCTATGGGCAGGTGCACTTCGATGCGCCCTATGCCGGGCTGAATCTGATGGAGGCGGGCGCACGCTTTCGTGCGGAGCCGCATACCGTCTGTATCAACAATTTCCTCTCGAGCGGGATGATCTCACAGCCGTCCCTTGTCAGTCTGCTCCTCGGTGTCTATGATGCGGACATGGAGCTGAATGAAAATGTTCTGTTTTGGAATCATACACTGCCCACTTCGCTGCCATTGCAGCTTAAAAAGCTCGGTTATCATACCGATTTTTGGTATGGCGGGGGACTGAACTGGGGGAGCTTGTCACATTTTATCCCTGCACTTGGATTCGATGAGGCGCATGGCGGTGTGGAGATCTGCGCCGCCGATGCACCGCGCACGTGGCTTGGCGTTTACGATCATGTCTTTTTGACTGAAGCTGCGCGGCGTATTCGTGCCGAGGGGAATGCGACGCCATCCTTCCACTTCCTCTATACGACCTCGAATCACGGCCCCTTCCGCATTCCTTTCGAGGAGTATGGCTTTGATGCGGCACGCCTGAATCCTGAGATGGCAAAGGCGCTGAAGGGTTCAATGAAAAAATATCGCGGACTGGGCTGTGCATGGTATGCCGATCAGGCGCTCTGCAAATTTATTGAAGAGATGCGGGAGGCATTCCCCGATAGTCTCTTCATCGTCACGGGCGATCACATGGGCGGAGAGGTGCCGCTCATTGAAGGGGTGACGGAGCGGCAGGAGCTGCTCCTGCGCGAGCAGATTCTCACGTCGTTCTCGATGCATCATCCGCAGCTCACAGCGGAGCATCTGGCACACAACGAGATCGGCGGTCATATGAACATCCTGCCGACGCTCATCGAACTGATCGCGCCGAAGGGCTTCTCCTACTATGCTGTTGAGAATCCCCTGACGGAGCGGATTGAGCGGGTTGTGACACCCTATGCGTGGATCACGCATGAGGAGATCGGACGCTACCAAGATTGCAAGGCGCAGGAATTGAAGGTGACGGCGGGGGCACTGCCGTGGCGCGTCGATACGGAGCGCTTCACGGAGGAGCGCGATGCGTATTGTGAGCTGACGGCGTACTATGTGCGACATCCGGAGCTGCTTGTGGGTAAGAATGGATGA
- the rpsG gene encoding 30S ribosomal protein S7: MPRKGPVPKRDVLPDPVYHSKTVTKFINKVMLSGKKSVAQRVVYDAFDTIREKTGQDPLEVFETALRNVMPVLEVKARRVGGANYQVPVEVRADRRMTLGIRWLVGYARLRGEKTMDARLSAELMDAANNTGAAIKKKEDTHKMAEANKAFAHYRW; this comes from the coding sequence ATGCCACGTAAGGGCCCCGTGCCGAAGCGGGATGTTCTGCCGGATCCGGTATATCATTCCAAGACGGTGACGAAGTTTATCAACAAGGTTATGCTCTCGGGCAAGAAGAGTGTCGCACAGCGCGTTGTGTACGATGCGTTTGACACGATTCGCGAGAAGACGGGTCAGGATCCGCTCGAGGTATTCGAGACGGCGCTGCGCAACGTCATGCCTGTGCTCGAGGTCAAGGCGCGCCGCGTCGGCGGTGCCAACTATCAGGTTCCGGTCGAGGTTCGTGCGGATCGCCGCATGACGCTCGGCATCCGCTGGCTTGTCGGCTATGCGCGTCTGCGCGGCGAGAAGACGATGGATGCACGCCTCTCGGCAGAGCTGATGGATGCTGCGAACAATACGGGCGCGGCAATCAAGAAGAAGGAAGATACGCACAAGATGGCGGAAGCCAACAAGGCATTCGCACATTATCGTTGGTAG
- a CDS encoding ATP-binding protein translates to MFKRKILAEMISWKRRSRGRSALLIQGARRIGKSTTAEEFARREYKSYILIDFSKARQEVVRLFRDISDLDFFFLQLQLFYNVRLYERESLIIFDEVQLQPLARQAIKHLVADHRYDYLETGSLITLRKNIRDILIPSEEECLSMYPMDYEEFLWAKGDETTIPLLHECFSRGRGLGDVVHRKQMQGFRLYMLIGGMPQSVESYLSTNNFNQIDQVKRNILTLYENDFRKIDHSGRATQIFDAIPAELSKNTFRYQVSKIIEKQRASNVREIIADLQDSMTVLPAFRINDPGVGMSHYKDINHFKLYLCDTGLFVTLAFKDRSFTENIIYEKLLHGKLPANLGYLYENIVAQTFRAGGNELFYFTFPSDTSNRTYEIDFLLPRKHKICPIEVKSSGYKKHASLDRFRTKYRERIQESYVLYTKDYAPSDMLKYVPVYMAQFL, encoded by the coding sequence ATGTTCAAAAGAAAGATTTTAGCCGAAATGATCTCATGGAAAAGGCGTTCTCGCGGACGCTCCGCGCTTTTGATTCAAGGAGCACGGCGCATAGGAAAATCAACCACAGCAGAAGAATTTGCCCGTAGAGAATACAAAAGCTACATTTTGATTGATTTTTCCAAAGCTCGACAGGAAGTAGTTCGCCTCTTTCGAGACATCAGCGACTTGGATTTTTTCTTTTTACAGCTGCAGCTATTCTACAACGTACGCCTTTACGAACGAGAATCGTTGATTATCTTCGACGAAGTACAGCTACAGCCTTTGGCAAGACAAGCCATCAAACACCTCGTTGCCGATCATCGTTATGATTATCTCGAAACAGGTTCACTCATCACCCTACGGAAAAACATTCGTGACATCCTAATTCCAAGCGAAGAAGAATGTCTGTCCATGTACCCGATGGACTATGAAGAATTCTTATGGGCAAAGGGGGATGAGACAACAATCCCCCTTCTGCACGAATGCTTTTCGCGAGGACGCGGTCTAGGAGACGTTGTTCACCGAAAACAGATGCAGGGTTTCCGTCTCTATATGCTGATCGGAGGCATGCCTCAGTCCGTTGAAAGCTATCTCTCAACGAACAATTTCAATCAAATCGACCAGGTAAAGCGCAACATCCTGACACTCTACGAGAACGATTTTCGCAAAATAGATCATTCCGGGCGGGCGACACAGATCTTTGATGCAATCCCAGCCGAACTCAGTAAAAACACATTCCGCTACCAGGTATCAAAGATCATTGAGAAACAGCGCGCGAGCAACGTCCGGGAGATCATTGCCGACCTCCAGGACTCCATGACAGTCCTGCCCGCATTCCGCATCAACGATCCGGGCGTCGGTATGTCGCACTATAAGGATATCAATCATTTCAAGCTCTACCTTTGTGATACCGGACTATTTGTGACATTGGCCTTCAAGGATAGGAGCTTCACCGAAAACATCATTTATGAAAAGCTCCTTCACGGAAAGCTCCCTGCAAATCTTGGCTATCTATACGAAAATATCGTTGCTCAGACATTCCGTGCCGGCGGCAATGAACTTTTTTACTTTACATTCCCATCTGATACATCCAACCGCACCTATGAGATTGACTTCCTTCTACCAAGAAAACACAAAATATGCCCGATTGAAGTGAAGTCCTCAGGCTATAAGAAGCACGCCTCACTGGATCGCTTTCGCACGAAATACCGTGAGCGTATCCAAGAAAGCTATGTTCTATACACAAAGGACTACGCCCCCTCCGATATGCTGAAATACGTGCCGGTCTATATGGCGCAGTTTCTCTAA
- a CDS encoding low molecular weight protein-tyrosine-phosphatase, producing MKHILFVCHGNICRSPMAEFVMKQLVREAGLSDEISVASKALHRDELGSDTHRGTREVLRAHGITFTKRSATLMTATDYSAYDCIIGMDTENMRDLMRLTGNDPQHKVRRLLSCIGEERDVADPWYTGNFDVTYRDVDAGCRALLRELTKNK from the coding sequence ATGAAGCACATCCTATTCGTCTGCCACGGCAACATCTGCCGCTCCCCGATGGCAGAATTCGTCATGAAACAGCTCGTGCGCGAGGCGGGGCTGTCCGATGAGATCAGCGTAGCATCCAAAGCCCTCCACCGTGACGAACTCGGCAGCGACACACATCGCGGTACACGCGAAGTCCTCCGTGCGCACGGCATCACGTTCACGAAGCGGAGCGCAACACTGATGACTGCCACCGACTACAGCGCCTATGACTGCATCATCGGCATGGACACAGAGAACATGCGCGACCTCATGCGCCTCACGGGCAACGATCCTCAGCACAAAGTGCGCCGTCTCCTCTCCTGTATCGGCGAGGAGCGCGACGTCGCTGACCCGTGGTACACGGGCAACTTCGATGTCACCTACCGCGATGTCGACGCAGGCTGCCGCGCACTGCTGCGGGAATTGACGAAAAATAAATAA
- a CDS encoding ribosomal L7Ae/L30e/S12e/Gadd45 family protein translates to MSLEKLRTARTVAGIHQVCRAVESGAAEMVFIASDVDERVLGALLAACGDAGITPDRTATKAALGEHARLDVGAAAVATLR, encoded by the coding sequence ATGTCTCTGGAGAAATTACGCACAGCGCGCACGGTCGCCGGCATTCATCAGGTGTGCCGCGCGGTGGAGAGCGGCGCGGCAGAGATGGTGTTCATCGCCTCGGATGTCGATGAGCGTGTGCTTGGCGCACTGCTTGCGGCTTGCGGGGATGCGGGAATAACCCCGGACCGCACGGCGACGAAGGCCGCGCTCGGGGAGCACGCACGCCTCGATGTGGGCGCTGCGGCGGTCGCTACACTACGGTAA
- a CDS encoding ShlB/FhaC/HecB family hemolysin secretion/activation protein, which produces MNKGMMLRAGLAACVCAGFACASGTSFAAPSLARPGADVAREQPKPEIGIEDVTPRYRQDGDDAQFTIENFIMEAPDLFLDKAELTRILEEGMGEQRTMAQLRRTVDELTAYCRTHGYPAAAVYLPPQDSPDGIVVLRVLPGRYDEIVIENNSRLKTPVAQRIIAGLKADDIITTEKLETALYSVSDATGARAVGVLSPGAAFGTSKLTVRIEDSRESNTVFYVENYGSPSTGRYRYGLQETLYNPSGTGDKVSAGALISNGSLRNFYANYETVVGHGGTTLGLGISRMNYKVGGSLAAIGAEGNSLTLSLFGQTPLYHLTDRSLLVRYGYNYRDLNDDITGFDLKGKKHTHSVYAGLVGIERFTGGTMLNYSANLTVGQLGLDSEYSRVLGLLNNTEEGTYAKLEAEATAVQRLGNMTDFLVKVSGQMASRNLDSSEEFYLGGPNGVRAYAQGEGTGDEGFLGTAELRYHTPLRGLTLSTFYDIGTVRVSKGYELVDNDVTLRGWGIGAAYNNPGDWFARLDYARRIGLDSSVSAKNSARNRIWFMAGKIW; this is translated from the coding sequence ATGAATAAGGGTATGATGCTGCGTGCAGGACTTGCCGCGTGTGTCTGTGCGGGGTTTGCATGTGCGTCGGGGACGAGTTTTGCCGCGCCGTCGCTGGCGCGTCCGGGGGCGGATGTTGCGCGTGAGCAGCCGAAACCTGAGATTGGGATTGAGGATGTGACGCCGCGCTATCGGCAGGATGGTGACGACGCGCAGTTCACGATTGAAAATTTCATCATGGAGGCGCCCGATCTCTTCCTCGACAAGGCGGAGCTGACGCGCATTCTCGAGGAGGGCATGGGCGAGCAGCGGACGATGGCGCAGCTACGCCGCACGGTGGATGAGCTGACGGCGTACTGCCGCACGCACGGTTATCCTGCCGCTGCGGTGTATCTGCCGCCGCAGGACAGTCCGGACGGGATTGTCGTGCTGCGCGTGCTGCCGGGGCGCTATGATGAGATTGTGATCGAGAATAACAGCCGTCTCAAGACGCCCGTTGCACAGCGCATTATCGCGGGGCTGAAGGCAGATGACATCATTACGACGGAGAAGCTGGAGACGGCGCTCTACTCGGTATCGGATGCGACTGGCGCGCGCGCGGTCGGCGTGCTGAGTCCGGGCGCGGCGTTCGGGACGAGCAAGCTGACGGTGCGCATCGAGGATTCGCGGGAGTCGAATACGGTCTTCTATGTGGAGAACTACGGCAGCCCGTCGACGGGGCGCTATCGCTACGGCTTGCAGGAGACGCTCTACAATCCGTCGGGGACGGGCGACAAAGTGAGTGCGGGCGCGTTGATTTCGAATGGCAGTCTGCGCAATTTCTACGCAAACTATGAGACTGTGGTCGGGCACGGTGGCACGACACTGGGTCTTGGCATCTCGCGGATGAATTACAAGGTGGGCGGCTCGCTCGCTGCAATCGGCGCGGAGGGCAATTCGCTGACGCTCTCGCTCTTCGGGCAGACGCCGCTCTACCATCTGACGGATCGCAGCCTGCTCGTGCGCTACGGCTATAACTACCGTGATCTGAACGACGATATCACGGGATTTGATCTCAAAGGCAAAAAGCATACACACAGTGTCTATGCCGGGTTGGTCGGCATCGAGCGCTTTACAGGCGGGACGATGCTGAACTACTCCGCAAATCTGACGGTGGGGCAGCTGGGGCTGGACTCGGAGTACAGCCGTGTCCTTGGGCTACTCAACAACACGGAGGAGGGCACGTACGCAAAGCTCGAGGCGGAGGCGACGGCGGTGCAGCGCCTCGGGAATATGACGGATTTCCTTGTGAAGGTCTCGGGGCAGATGGCGAGCCGCAATCTGGACAGCTCGGAGGAGTTCTATCTCGGCGGTCCGAACGGCGTGCGCGCCTATGCGCAGGGCGAGGGCACGGGCGACGAAGGTTTCCTCGGCACGGCGGAGCTGCGCTATCATACGCCGCTGCGCGGGCTGACACTGAGTACGTTCTACGATATCGGTACGGTGCGCGTGAGCAAGGGCTACGAGCTGGTGGACAATGATGTGACGCTGCGCGGCTGGGGCATCGGTGCCGCGTACAACAACCCGGGGGATTGGTTTGCGCGTCTGGACTATGCGCGGCGCATCGGGCTTGACTCGTCAGTGTCGGCGAAGAACAGTGCGCGAAACCGCATCTGGTTTATGGCAGGGAAAATCTGGTAA
- the trmB gene encoding tRNA (guanosine(46)-N7)-methyltransferase TrmB yields MRLRRKPWIDTAILDYADFVTPLGGDWTAFTGHWSETFGREASLHVEIGVGKGDFLTELAAQSPDVNYVGLEMQQGVLYFAARKAAERGLKNLRLVVFDAARLTELFAPREVDRIYLNFSDPWPKARHAKRRLTSPLFLARYRTVLKADGELRFKTDNMGLFDYSLETMAAQGWHLSDVTHDLHALGEADNIMTEYERKFSARGAKIGRLVSHPPVEQG; encoded by the coding sequence ATGAGACTCAGGCGAAAGCCGTGGATTGATACGGCGATTCTGGACTATGCGGATTTCGTCACGCCACTTGGCGGGGATTGGACGGCTTTTACAGGGCACTGGTCGGAGACGTTCGGGCGTGAGGCGTCGCTTCATGTGGAGATCGGCGTCGGCAAGGGCGACTTTTTGACGGAGCTGGCGGCGCAGAGTCCTGATGTGAACTATGTCGGTTTGGAGATGCAGCAGGGGGTGCTCTACTTTGCTGCGCGCAAGGCGGCGGAGCGCGGGTTGAAAAATCTCCGCCTCGTGGTCTTCGATGCGGCGCGTCTGACGGAGCTCTTTGCGCCCCGTGAGGTGGATCGCATCTATCTGAATTTCTCCGATCCGTGGCCGAAGGCGCGCCATGCGAAGCGACGGCTGACGAGTCCTCTGTTTCTCGCGCGATATCGCACAGTCTTGAAGGCGGATGGGGAGCTGCGCTTTAAGACGGACAATATGGGGCTGTTTGATTACTCGCTTGAGACGATGGCGGCACAGGGCTGGCATCTCTCGGATGTGACGCACGATCTCCACGCGCTCGGCGAAGCGGACAATATCATGACGGAGTACGAGCGCAAATTCAGTGCACGCGGCGCAAAGATCGGTCGGCTCGTGTCACATCCGCCCGTGGAGCAGGGCTGA
- the rpsL gene encoding 30S ribosomal protein S12 encodes MPTINQLIRKSRKSLEEKSKAPALKNSPQKRGVCTRVYTSTPKKPNSALRKVARVRLTNSIEVTAYIPGIGHNLQEHSVVLIRGGRVKDLPGVRYHIIRGSLDTAGVQNRAQGRSKYGAKRAKKK; translated from the coding sequence ATGCCAACGATCAATCAGCTCATTCGCAAGAGCCGGAAGAGCCTTGAGGAGAAATCGAAAGCACCAGCACTGAAGAACAGCCCGCAGAAGCGCGGCGTCTGCACGCGTGTCTATACGTCCACGCCGAAGAAGCCGAACTCTGCTCTTAGAAAGGTTGCTCGTGTTCGCCTGACGAACAGCATCGAGGTGACCGCATACATCCCCGGAATCGGGCACAATCTGCAGGAGCACAGCGTCGTCCTCATTCGCGGCGGTCGTGTGAAGGATCTGCCGGGTGTTCGTTACCACATCATTCGCGGCTCGCTTGATACCGCGGGTGTTCAGAACCGCGCACAGGGGCGCTCGAAGTACGGCGCGAAGCGTGCGAAGAAGAAGTAA
- the ftsW gene encoding putative lipid II flippase FtsW — protein MRTRYTLFKSETEPIVIIMAILLVTGTINVFSSSYVLAAMNFENPYYFLQRHLQWLLLGIVACWLCRRMNYQRMRVLMFVGMGVTVFLLIAVLFVGTTINGAQRWLALGPLSFQPAEFAKLMAVLMGAFSISSVLGKERFRIERDGGLVAVPFGAILVMAFLVYQEPDFGTACIVFGVPLLMAFAILVKPRYWFWVVPLTMILAFAIGTLQPYRMKRIEVWFDPWSDARDAGYQMVQSLSTIGSGGIFGMGFGDGVSKYEYLPEAHTDFAFAIFSQEHGFLGVLLIFFLFAVLLVTCMRVAARAKDTFGQVLALGIIFLVLGQALANLAMVAGLLPVVGVPLPFISYGGSSLIVTMAGMGILLGIADRSRDAPPVKKKPETAEERRSKMHAVR, from the coding sequence ATGCGTACGCGCTATACGCTCTTCAAGAGTGAGACGGAGCCGATTGTCATCATCATGGCGATTCTGCTTGTGACGGGGACGATCAATGTATTCAGCTCGAGCTATGTGCTCGCGGCGATGAACTTTGAAAATCCGTATTACTTCCTGCAGCGGCATCTCCAATGGCTTCTGCTCGGGATCGTCGCGTGCTGGCTTTGCCGCCGCATGAACTACCAGCGGATGCGCGTGCTGATGTTCGTGGGCATGGGGGTCACGGTCTTTCTATTGATTGCCGTGCTCTTTGTCGGGACGACGATCAACGGGGCGCAGCGCTGGCTCGCGCTTGGCCCTCTGAGCTTTCAGCCGGCGGAGTTTGCGAAGTTGATGGCGGTGCTGATGGGGGCGTTCTCGATCTCGTCGGTGCTCGGCAAGGAGCGATTCCGCATAGAGCGGGATGGGGGACTGGTTGCCGTTCCGTTCGGGGCAATTCTCGTGATGGCGTTCCTCGTCTATCAGGAGCCGGACTTCGGGACGGCGTGCATTGTGTTCGGCGTGCCGCTCCTGATGGCATTTGCCATTCTCGTCAAGCCGCGCTACTGGTTTTGGGTCGTGCCGCTCACGATGATACTCGCATTTGCGATCGGGACGCTGCAGCCGTACCGCATGAAGCGCATCGAGGTCTGGTTCGACCCGTGGTCGGATGCGCGCGATGCAGGCTATCAGATGGTGCAGTCGCTCTCGACAATCGGCTCGGGCGGCATCTTCGGGATGGGATTCGGCGACGGTGTGAGCAAGTATGAGTATCTGCCCGAGGCACATACGGATTTTGCATTTGCGATCTTCAGTCAGGAGCACGGCTTCCTCGGCGTCCTGCTCATCTTCTTCCTGTTCGCCGTGCTGCTCGTCACGTGTATGCGCGTAGCGGCGCGCGCAAAGGATACGTTCGGACAGGTGCTCGCGCTCGGCATTATCTTCCTCGTGCTCGGACAGGCGCTCGCCAATCTCGCGATGGTCGCGGGGCTGCTGCCTGTCGTGGGCGTGCCGCTGCCGTTCATCAGCTACGGAGGCTCGTCACTGATCGTGACGATGGCGGGCATGGGAATACTGCTCGGCATTGCCGACCGCAGTCGGGATGCACCGCCCGTGAAGAAAAAGCCGGAGACGGCGGAGGAGCGGCGGAGCAAGATGCACGCAGTCCGATGA
- a CDS encoding secretion protein HlyD, producing the protein MFCPIKETNRTHSKAYVEDLLTQRGRKRCAKMIGLNLSVLP; encoded by the coding sequence ATTTTTTGTCCTATCAAGGAGACAAACCGGACGCATAGCAAGGCCTATGTGGAGGATTTGTTGACACAGAGAGGGCGAAAAAGATGTGCCAAGATGATTGGGCTGAATTTATCAGTGCTTCCCTAA